A window of Acidobacteriota bacterium genomic DNA:
AGCGTCTCTTTGACGTGGCTTCCGGAGAACATCGCGCCGACGATCCGCCGCGTCGCCCTCGGGCCGCCCGCCGCGGCGCGCCCGAAGGACGAGCCGCGGGCCGCCTCACTGTGGGTCTCGTGGTTGTCGGCCGACGCCAACGGCGACCCGCTCCGCCACACGGTGTCCGTGAAGCGCGCCGACGAGAGCGAATGGAAGACGCTCGGCCGCGACGTGAAGGAATCGCCGTTCGAGATCGACCCGACGAAGCTGGCCGAAGGAAGGTACGTGGCGCGCGTCGTCGTCGACGACGGGGAGACCAACGGCGCGGAGCGGGCGCTGACGGGCGAGGCGAAATCCGACGCGTTCGACGTGGATCGGACGGCCCCCGTCATCACCCCTGCCGCGCCGGAGGAGTCCGCCGGGCAGGTCACCGTGCGCTTCTCCGTCAGGGACGCGCTGAGCCTGGTGGCGCGCGCGGAGTGGGCCGCCGACGAGAGCGGGCCCTGGGTCGCGCTGACGCCGGCGGACGGCATCGCCGACACTCCCGAGGAGGATTTCGTCGTGCGCCCCTCCCCTTCCGACGCCCGACGTCGTATCTTTCTTCGCGCGGCGGATGCGGCCGGCAACGTCTCCACTCTCGAGGTGAACCTCACCCGCCCCCGCTGACGCGAGTTCACGGAGCTGGCATGTCGCATTCGATCCGCGCGGTCTGCAGCGGCGCGCTCGCTCTGGTCGTCCTCGGCGCCGTCTCGTGGGCGCGATCCTGCCCCGACGATACCCCCCGCGACGGGGGGACGGTCGTCTTCGCGGAGGCCGCCGAGCCCGCGAACCTCAATTGCCTCAGATCCAGCGACAGCCCGGTCATCAACATCTGCCGCTGGGTGGGCGATTCGCTCCTCGCCTACGATCGAGACCTTGCCGTCGTGCCGCGGCTCGCCTCCTCGTACGAGCTCGCGCCGGACGGCAGGACGCTCACGTTTCACCTGCGCAAGGGAGTCCGCTGGCACGACGGCAAGCCGTTCACCGCGGACGACGTGCTCTACACGATTCGCCAGATCCGCGCCCCGGGCGCACGCATCCTGGGCACGCTCGCGACCCATTTCGCGTCACTCGAGTCGGTCACGGCGCCGGACGAGTTCACGGTCGTGAGCCGTTACCGCGAGCCGTACGCTCGGGCCGTCGACACATGGATCCGCACGACCATTCTGCCGGCGCACCTTCCGTTCGAGCCCGGGGCCGATGCGCCGACCGACCGCCGGCCGATAGGGACCGGCCCGTTCAGGTTCGTGACGTGGGATCCGCAGGAGAGAATCGTGCTGGAGGCGAACCCTGATTACTTCCTCGGACGCCCTCACCTCGATCGCATCGTCGTCCGATTCCTTCCCGATCTTCACACCCGTTCGATGGCGGCGCTCGCGGGAGACGTCGACATCTCGAACCTCGCCACCGGCGACATTCCGGAGAGCGACGCGGGCCTGCCGGTGCGCACGGTTCGCTTTCCGGCGAACGGGGTCATCGCGGTCATCTGGAACGTGCGGGAGTCGCGACATCTCTTCGCCGACGCCCGGGTCCGTCGTGCGCTCGCGCTCGGGTTCGATCGCCAGGGATACATCGATCGGATTCTGAAGGGCCTCGCGCGCCCCTCGACGTCCACATTCCTCCCGGAATCCTGGGCCCACGACCCGAGAGTGAAGCCGCTGCCCTACGATCCGGATCTCGCGCGCAAGCTGCTTCGAAAGGCCGGTTGGCGCGATCGCGACGGAGACGGCATCCTGGACACCGCCTCCGGACCCGCCGCCTTCACCCTCACTTACCCCGCAGGTCAACCCCCGATCGAGACGCTCGCCGTGCTCCTGCAGTCGTCGTTCAAGAACCTCGGCCTCGACGTCCGACTCGAGCCGCTCGAGTACCACGTGTGCAATCAGCGCGTGCAGGAGCATCAGTTCGAGGCGGCGGTCAAGCCGTGGGGTCTTGATTCCGATCCCGATCCCTCCGATTTCTTCGAGTCGTCGCGCTGGCCCGGTGGGCAGAACTTCGGCGGCTACGCCTCCGCGGAGATCGATCGTCTCGTGGAGCAGGGCCTGCACACCATGGCCATCCCCGAGCGCGCGGCGATCTACCATCGGCTGGAGGCGATGCTGCAGGACGAGCAACCGTACATGTTCGTGACGCACATGACCGCCGTGATCGCGCTCAATCGGAATCTCCGGGGAATCGAGTTCGGCACCGCGTCGATTTACGGCTACCCGGCGCCGATCAGCTGGTGGCGTTTGCCCGCGGCGACGTCCTCGCGGTGACGCTCCGGAGACTGCTGCGCCGCGCGACGCTGGCTCTGGTGACCTTCCTCATCGCGACGGCCACGCTCTACGTCGCGATGCGCGCGCTTCCGGGAGGCCCATGGGGTGACGATCCCCTCATCCCCGGGCCCGTCCTTCAGGAGTGGCGGGCGCGGCACCATCTCGACGACGGCGTCGTCGCCGGGTACGCGGCGTGGCTCCTCGACGTCGCGGCGTTCCGTCTCGGGACTTCGTACACCGTCGCGCCTGGAGAGGACGTCGCGAGGATCATCGGCCGCGCCGCGCCGACGAGCCTCGCGCTCGGGTTGCTCGGACTGGGACTCGGGCTCGTCATCGCCGTCGCCGCGGCGATGGCCGCGGCGGCGCATCCGGGCGGGCCGTGGGATCGCGGCTGGTCGGGCCTCGTGTACCTTCTGTACGCCGTCCCCGGGTTCTGGCTGGCGATCCTCCTTCAGAACCTCTTCGCCCAGCGGCTTCACTGGGTTCCCCTGTTCGGGAGCGGGAGCGACCTGAGACCGACCGGCGTCGCGGCGGCCGACCTTCTCGCGAGAGCGCGCCACTGGTTGCTGCCCCCCCTGTGCCTCGCGCTGGGAAGCCTGGCGCTCCTGTTTCGCTCGACGCGTGCGGGGCTTCTCGACGCGTCACGCTCGCTTTTCGTGCGCGCCGGCCGGGCTCGAGGGATTCCGAGGCGAAGCCTGATCGCGAGGCACGCGTTCGCGGGAGTCCGAATCCAGCTCGCCACGTGGGCGGCCCTTGCCGCGCCGTCTCTGGTGGGCGGGAGCGTCGTCGTGGAGAAGATCTTCGGTTTCCCCGGCGTGGGCCGGCTCTTCCTCGCGGCCATCGAGAAGAGGGACTACCCGCTCGTCATGGGCATCGGCGTCTGCCTCATCGGCGTCTCGGTTCTCGCGAGCGCCGCGGCCGACGCGGCCTACGAAGTTCTCGATCCTCGCCTGAGCCGGGCGCGGGGGCGCGCGTGAACCGGGCGCTCGCCGCGGGGATCGGCGTTCTCACGCTGCTCGCGGCTCTGGCGGCCGGGGCGCCGGCCCTCAGCGCGGCGGGAGTTCTCGCGAGACCCGATGCGCTCGACACCTCGGCCGGCCTCGCCCCTCCGTCGCTCGAGCACTGGATGGGGACCGATGAGCTCGGCCGCGACGTCCTGTCCAGGGTGCTTCACGGCGGGAGGCCATCGCTGGTCTGCGCGTTCGTCGCGACGCTCGTGGCTCTGGGCGTCGGGCTTCCGGCGGGAGCCCTCGCGGGTCTGCGCGGCGGGTGGTGGGATCTCATCCTGACCCGCCTCATGGAGGCGACGACGGCGGTCCCGGCCCTGCTGGTAATTCTGCTCCTCGCTGCCATTCTTCCGGGCGATCCGGATCGCGCCGGGTCGGCACGGCTCGTCCCGCTCGCGGTGGCGATCGGATTGACGCGATGGGCCGTGATCGCGCGTTACGTCAGAGGCGCCGTCGTGCAGGCCCAGGCGGAGGACTACGCGGCCGCCGCGGAAGCGCTCGGAGCGGGGCGAGCGCGCGTTCTGTTCCGCCACCTGCTGCCCGGAGCGTTGACCCCGGCGCTCGTCACGGCGGCGTTCGGCGCCGGCTCCGCGATTCTGGCCGAATCGGCCCTCAGCTTCTTCGGCCTCGGAACGCACGAGCCCTTGCCGTCCTGGGGAAAGATGATCGCGTCCGCCGCCGTCTGGCCCCGAGCGTGGTGGTTGATCGTGGCGCCGGGAGCGGTGATCGCGATCGTCGTGATGGGGTTCAATCTCTCGGCCGAGGGACTGCGACTGCGCGCGGCCTCGGGACGCGAGGAGACTCAGCCGCGGGTCGGCGGCGGGTTCAGGCTTCCGGATCGATAGCCCGCGAGGTCGGCGCAGACGAACCTGAAGCCGGCTGCGCGGATCGCCGCGGTGACGCGCTCGCGGCGCTGCGGATCGAGCAGGCGCTCGAAATCCCCGGGGAGGCACTCCACGCGCGCGATCTCGCCATGGTCCCGGACCCGAACCTGGCGGAATCCCTCGGCGCGCAGCGCCGCCTCGGCCCGCTCCACCCGGCTCAGGAGCGTCGCGTCGATGCGTGTGCCGAACGGGATCC
This region includes:
- a CDS encoding ABC transporter permease — translated: MNRALAAGIGVLTLLAALAAGAPALSAAGVLARPDALDTSAGLAPPSLEHWMGTDELGRDVLSRVLHGGRPSLVCAFVATLVALGVGLPAGALAGLRGGWWDLILTRLMEATTAVPALLVILLLAAILPGDPDRAGSARLVPLAVAIGLTRWAVIARYVRGAVVQAQAEDYAAAAEALGAGRARVLFRHLLPGALTPALVTAAFGAGSAILAESALSFFGLGTHEPLPSWGKMIASAAVWPRAWWLIVAPGAVIAIVVMGFNLSAEGLRLRAASGREETQPRVGGGFRLPDR
- a CDS encoding ABC transporter permease: MAFARGDVLAVTLRRLLRRATLALVTFLIATATLYVAMRALPGGPWGDDPLIPGPVLQEWRARHHLDDGVVAGYAAWLLDVAAFRLGTSYTVAPGEDVARIIGRAAPTSLALGLLGLGLGLVIAVAAAMAAAAHPGGPWDRGWSGLVYLLYAVPGFWLAILLQNLFAQRLHWVPLFGSGSDLRPTGVAAADLLARARHWLLPPLCLALGSLALLFRSTRAGLLDASRSLFVRAGRARGIPRRSLIARHAFAGVRIQLATWAALAAPSLVGGSVVVEKIFGFPGVGRLFLAAIEKRDYPLVMGIGVCLIGVSVLASAAADAAYEVLDPRLSRARGRA